A genome region from Nocardia sp. NBC_01730 includes the following:
- a CDS encoding DMT family transporter, giving the protein MTLLLLALAIASEVTATVSLKLSDGFSKLIPSFVVVVGYVAAFFFLSQALKRGMAIGVAYGIWSAVGVAAIAVIGVLFLDEPLTLVQVVGIGLVILGVLALELGGAH; this is encoded by the coding sequence ATGACCTTGCTACTGCTTGCATTGGCCATCGCCTCCGAGGTGACCGCGACCGTCTCGCTGAAGCTCTCCGACGGGTTCAGCAAGCTCATACCTTCGTTCGTAGTGGTAGTCGGCTACGTCGCGGCGTTCTTCTTCCTGTCCCAGGCTTTGAAGCGCGGCATGGCGATCGGGGTGGCGTACGGTATCTGGTCGGCGGTCGGTGTCGCCGCGATAGCGGTGATCGGCGTGCTGTTTCTGGACGAGCCTCTGACCCTGGTGCAGGTCGTTGGAATCGGGCTGGTGATCCTCGGTGTGCTGGCGTTGGAACTCGGCGGCGCACACTGA
- a CDS encoding ATP-binding protein → MPEPRRELAHDRIWAASDFVGREDELDKIVPMLVHSTRLITLIGSGGIGKTRLAVQAVGRYQMARHVSVHWVRLARLSKGSDASAVEEEIAQSVIGPDFSGRSVWEALVHTFTEKDAVGRYRQSILVMDNCEHVLTGAGAVIARLSEAVPGLNILATSREPIGWVDEQLLVVPPLSRRQALTLFQQRSELTGHPVTGADQIATADLICRHMHNHPLYIRLAAARLVRQPLAAILGDLSGDETDDKRMRWSPGPSVGADPRHRGVRDVIAWSYDLCTDKERLLFERMSVFAAGYDTNPEDDHSGASLDVGAELDAIEGVCADDRRPGDRGPGEDDDPASLSGDGPVSLAREEIEDLLDRLVDRSLVTAHFTPTTVRYSLLESLRIFARQQLERHSTARADESARLAERHRHYYRHKVAHAAANWLGPAEHDLLDWARAAWDNILTAIDTSITTPGEAAVGLEICSGLLTLRFPFMKGPLREMRRWTMRSLQATRELDPQPAELQIGAMAMIVQLTLCQGEPEDARRMLEDCVTACIPDAHSRRNWRSTAETDIGLPAVVEFAWGIELLLAHRDARAITVLTRAREKWHRLDNYGATTMADLWAALAAGVLGTAQQAHQIARHHLDEANASGALWVKSWAQLAWALTLTRHGNPTAALDFERQALTHLLPARDPWGRFWAVQFRAWSLAQCITDAIAAGNPDRDALTAWAVEIAQLAGGTTRQQAKFGIRLEALGPFADEADKALAVARRTLGPEAFTAAETQGSRLRPELDEVQQLAMGTLSINTLAASRPAGRAASSSWNELTTAEQEVAILAAARWTNAAMAARRGNSVRTVDAQMTAILQKLNITSREDIIGFVPEDIIDNVRAETARRPRRRNTH, encoded by the coding sequence GTGCCGGAACCGCGTCGTGAGCTGGCCCATGATCGGATATGGGCAGCAAGTGATTTCGTCGGTCGTGAGGATGAGCTGGACAAGATCGTCCCCATGCTTGTGCATTCGACACGGTTGATCACCTTGATCGGTTCGGGTGGTATCGGGAAAACCAGACTCGCAGTGCAGGCTGTCGGCCGTTACCAAATGGCCAGGCATGTGTCGGTCCATTGGGTGCGGCTGGCGCGTCTGTCCAAGGGTTCGGATGCCTCCGCGGTCGAGGAAGAAATCGCCCAGTCGGTGATCGGTCCGGATTTCTCCGGGCGATCGGTCTGGGAGGCGCTTGTCCACACATTCACCGAAAAAGACGCAGTGGGGCGATACCGGCAGTCGATATTGGTGATGGACAATTGCGAGCATGTCCTGACTGGTGCCGGTGCCGTGATAGCCCGGTTGTCGGAGGCAGTGCCGGGGTTGAACATTCTGGCGACCAGCCGCGAACCGATCGGATGGGTCGATGAGCAGCTGCTCGTCGTGCCGCCGTTGTCGCGCCGACAGGCTCTGACGTTGTTCCAGCAACGATCCGAGCTCACCGGTCACCCCGTCACCGGCGCCGACCAGATCGCCACCGCAGATCTGATCTGCCGGCACATGCACAATCATCCGCTGTACATCCGACTGGCCGCGGCACGACTGGTGCGCCAACCGTTGGCGGCGATCCTTGGGGACCTCAGTGGTGACGAAACCGACGACAAACGTATGCGATGGTCGCCAGGGCCCAGCGTGGGAGCCGATCCCCGACATCGAGGAGTCAGGGATGTGATCGCCTGGTCCTATGACCTGTGCACCGACAAGGAACGCCTGCTGTTCGAGCGCATGTCGGTATTCGCCGCGGGATACGACACCAATCCCGAAGACGACCACAGCGGCGCTTCCCTCGATGTGGGAGCAGAACTGGACGCGATCGAAGGCGTTTGCGCCGACGACCGGCGACCCGGAGACCGTGGACCGGGAGAGGACGACGACCCCGCGTCGCTTTCCGGTGATGGGCCAGTGAGCCTGGCGAGAGAAGAGATCGAGGATCTGCTCGATCGCCTCGTTGATCGATCGCTGGTGACGGCGCACTTCACGCCGACCACAGTCCGGTACTCGCTACTCGAAAGTCTTCGGATATTCGCTCGGCAACAGCTCGAGCGGCACTCCACCGCTCGAGCCGACGAATCGGCACGGCTGGCCGAACGACACCGCCACTACTACCGCCACAAAGTCGCGCACGCCGCAGCCAACTGGCTGGGTCCGGCGGAACACGACCTGCTGGACTGGGCCCGCGCGGCGTGGGACAACATCCTCACCGCTATCGACACCAGCATCACCACACCCGGCGAAGCAGCGGTCGGCTTGGAGATCTGCTCCGGACTGCTCACCTTACGATTTCCTTTCATGAAAGGTCCATTGCGCGAGATGCGGCGGTGGACCATGCGCTCCTTACAGGCCACCCGGGAGTTGGACCCACAACCCGCCGAACTCCAGATAGGGGCGATGGCGATGATCGTCCAGCTCACCCTGTGCCAGGGCGAGCCCGAGGACGCCAGACGGATGCTGGAGGACTGCGTCACCGCCTGCATCCCGGACGCTCACAGCAGACGGAACTGGCGAAGCACCGCCGAGACCGATATCGGCCTGCCCGCGGTCGTCGAATTTGCGTGGGGCATCGAATTGCTGCTGGCCCACCGTGATGCACGAGCTATCACTGTCCTGACACGAGCCCGCGAAAAATGGCATCGCCTGGACAACTACGGCGCCACCACAATGGCTGACTTGTGGGCGGCACTGGCGGCAGGTGTACTCGGAACCGCGCAACAAGCCCATCAGATCGCACGACATCACCTCGACGAAGCGAACGCTTCGGGTGCTTTGTGGGTGAAGTCCTGGGCTCAGCTGGCGTGGGCGCTCACTTTGACCAGACACGGCAATCCCACCGCGGCATTGGACTTCGAACGGCAGGCGCTGACACACCTGCTGCCCGCCCGTGATCCCTGGGGGAGATTCTGGGCGGTCCAGTTTCGGGCTTGGTCATTGGCACAATGCATCACCGACGCCATCGCCGCCGGGAACCCCGACCGCGACGCGCTCACCGCATGGGCTGTCGAAATCGCCCAACTCGCCGGAGGAACCACAAGGCAACAAGCCAAGTTCGGCATCCGCCTCGAAGCGCTGGGGCCCTTTGCCGATGAAGCCGACAAAGCCCTCGCCGTGGCCCGTCGGACACTCGGCCCCGAGGCGTTCACCGCAGCGGAAACCCAAGGATCCCGGCTGCGCCCCGAACTCGACGAGGTGCAACAACTCGCCATGGGGACCCTGTCCATCAACACTCTGGCAGCATCCCGTCCGGCAGGCCGAGCCGCTTCGTCGTCTTGGAACGAGTTGACCACCGCCGAGCAAGAGGTCGCGATATTGGCGGCGGCCCGGTGGACCAATGCCGCAATGGCCGCGCGCCGCGGAAACTCCGTCAGAACCGTCGACGCACAGATGACCGCGATCCTGCAGAAACTGAACATCACCTCACGCGAAGACATCATCGGATTCGTCCCCGAAGACATCATCGACAATGTCCGAGCAGAAACCGCACGACGCCCACGCCGACGGAACACTCACTGA
- the argH gene encoding argininosuccinate lyase, whose product MTQSGSTNQGALWGGRFASGPAEAMAALSKSTHFDWALAPYDIRASKAHARVLHKAGLLSDGDLSGMLAGLDRLAADVASGVFQPADSDEDVHGALERGLIERVGAELGGRLRAGRSRNDQVATLFRMWLRDGVRRVAAGVLAVVDALVAQAAAHPDAVMPGKTHLQAAQPVLLAHHLLAHAHPLLRDLDRLRDFDKRAAVSPYGSGALAGSSLGLDPEAIAADLDFDTAAANSIDATSARDFAAEAAFVLAMIGVDLSRMAEEVILWSTPEFGYITLADAWSTGSSIMPQKKNPDVSELTRGKAGRLIGNLTGLLATLKAQPLAYNRDLQEDKEPLFDSVAQLELLLPAIAGLVSTLTFHTDRMAELAPAGFTLATDIAEWLVRQGVPFRVAHEAAGACVRAAESRGVGLDELTDDEFAAIDPALTGKVREVLTVQGSIASRDARGGTAGVRVASQLEEVRRAAVEARAWLG is encoded by the coding sequence GTGACGCAGAGCGGCAGCACGAACCAGGGTGCGCTCTGGGGCGGGCGATTCGCCTCCGGGCCCGCCGAGGCCATGGCCGCGCTGAGCAAGTCGACGCATTTCGACTGGGCCCTGGCCCCATACGACATCCGCGCGTCGAAAGCGCACGCGCGGGTGCTGCACAAGGCGGGGCTGCTCTCCGACGGCGACTTGTCGGGGATGCTGGCTGGTCTGGATCGGCTTGCGGCGGACGTGGCTTCGGGTGTGTTCCAGCCCGCCGACTCGGACGAGGACGTGCACGGCGCGCTGGAGCGCGGGCTGATCGAGCGGGTGGGCGCCGAGCTCGGCGGCAGGCTGCGTGCTGGCCGCTCGCGCAACGACCAGGTGGCCACCTTGTTCCGGATGTGGTTGCGCGACGGCGTGCGCCGGGTCGCGGCGGGTGTGCTCGCGGTGGTCGACGCGCTGGTCGCTCAGGCCGCGGCGCACCCGGACGCGGTGATGCCGGGCAAGACGCACCTGCAGGCCGCCCAGCCGGTGCTACTGGCCCACCATCTGCTCGCCCACGCCCACCCGCTGCTGCGCGACCTGGACCGGTTGCGCGACTTCGACAAGCGGGCGGCAGTGTCGCCCTACGGTTCCGGCGCGCTGGCGGGCTCCTCGCTCGGGCTCGACCCGGAGGCGATCGCGGCGGACCTGGATTTCGACACGGCCGCCGCCAACTCGATCGACGCCACCTCGGCGCGGGATTTCGCCGCCGAGGCCGCCTTTGTGCTCGCCATGATCGGCGTTGACCTGAGCCGGATGGCTGAAGAGGTGATCCTCTGGAGCACACCGGAATTCGGCTACATCACCCTGGCCGACGCGTGGTCCACCGGCTCTTCGATCATGCCGCAGAAGAAGAACCCGGACGTTTCCGAGCTCACCCGCGGCAAGGCGGGCAGGCTGATCGGAAACCTCACCGGTCTGCTGGCCACCCTCAAGGCGCAGCCCCTGGCCTACAACCGCGACCTGCAGGAGGACAAGGAGCCCTTGTTCGATTCGGTCGCGCAGCTCGAGCTGTTGCTCCCGGCCATCGCGGGCCTGGTCTCGACGCTCACCTTCCACACCGACCGCATGGCCGAACTCGCACCCGCCGGTTTCACGCTGGCCACCGACATCGCCGAATGGCTTGTCCGCCAGGGTGTTCCGTTCCGCGTCGCGCACGAGGCAGCGGGCGCCTGCGTGCGAGCCGCCGAATCCCGCGGTGTCGGCCTCGACGAACTCACCGACGACGAGTTTGCCGCCATCGACCCAGCGCTGACCGGAAAGGTGCGTGAGGTCCTCACCGTGCAGGGCTCCATCGCCTCTCGGGACGCCCGCGGCGGAACCGCGGGCGTGCGGGTCGCGTCACAGCTCGAGGAGGTGCGCCGGGCGGCGGTCGAGGCACGCGCCTGGCTGGGCTGA
- a CDS encoding ABC transporter permease: protein MRDIEAVAPAERTVLQRLLGAGTVWIGVVLVVLCVVFSLIRPDAFPTRFTLQTLLIETSVLLVLSVGMTFVIITSGIDLSVGTVLIFAGVLGAKSMEWLSPNEDATGAGWGVIAVGLLLSVAGGGVWGLLNGLLVAKAGIPPLIVTLGSFGAALGAAQLITGGVDTRTVPEKLRDSLGFGTSLGGVPNLVLVATAVTVLAAWVLHTTRFGRHTYAIGSNQEAARRSGIAVTRHLVLVYLLTGLLAGLAGFMNLAYFGTTTIGGHGTDNLDAIAGVVIGGTSLFGGVGSVVGTVIGVFIPSVLKKGFVIAQVPVFWQPIAVSVVLVAAVWFDQARRRARDRK, encoded by the coding sequence ATGAGGGATATCGAGGCCGTCGCACCGGCCGAACGCACGGTCCTGCAGCGACTGCTCGGCGCCGGCACGGTGTGGATCGGAGTCGTGCTGGTGGTTCTGTGTGTGGTGTTCAGCCTCATCCGGCCCGACGCCTTCCCCACCCGGTTCACCCTGCAGACTCTGCTGATCGAAACGTCGGTGCTGCTGGTGCTTTCGGTCGGCATGACCTTCGTGATCATCACCTCCGGCATCGACCTCTCGGTCGGGACGGTGCTGATATTCGCAGGCGTGCTCGGCGCGAAGTCCATGGAGTGGCTGAGCCCGAACGAGGACGCCACCGGCGCGGGCTGGGGCGTCATCGCGGTCGGGTTACTGTTGTCGGTCGCAGGCGGCGGAGTCTGGGGCCTGCTGAACGGCCTTCTGGTGGCCAAGGCCGGGATTCCGCCGCTGATCGTCACGCTCGGTTCCTTCGGTGCGGCGCTGGGCGCGGCCCAGTTGATCACCGGCGGCGTTGACACCAGGACGGTGCCCGAAAAGTTGCGTGATTCATTGGGTTTCGGCACGTCGCTGGGGGGAGTGCCGAACCTGGTACTGGTTGCGACCGCCGTGACGGTGCTGGCCGCCTGGGTGCTGCACACCACGCGCTTCGGTCGCCACACCTATGCGATCGGCTCCAATCAGGAGGCCGCCCGCCGCTCCGGGATCGCAGTGACCCGGCATCTTGTGCTGGTGTATCTGCTCACCGGGTTGCTGGCCGGACTTGCCGGGTTCATGAACCTGGCCTACTTCGGTACCACCACCATCGGCGGGCACGGCACCGACAACCTGGACGCCATCGCGGGCGTGGTGATCGGCGGGACAAGCCTTTTCGGCGGTGTCGGCTCGGTCGTGGGCACCGTAATCGGCGTATTCATCCCGTCGGTGCTGAAGAAAGGTTTCGTTATCGCGCAGGTGCCGGTGTTCTGGCAGCCGATCGCGGTGAGCGTGGTCCTGGTCGCCGCGGTCTGGTTCGACCAAGCCCGTCGCAGGGCACGGGACCGGAAGTAG
- a CDS encoding ABC transporter substrate-binding protein: MRVAKRNVVVIGALVVIGALVVGCGGGVRNSGGGDSKRLVLIPGVADEPFYISMQCGAQDEAAKLGYRLDTQAPTKFDAGAQTPVLTGVVANNPGGILIAPTHATAMANPLRQAKAAGIKIVEVDTALDDTSIAVSSISSDNKKGGALAAATLAKLVGEKGPVLVINTKAGTSTTDERAQGFEEAIKSYPGIASLGVQYNNNDAAQAASIVTATLAAHPDLAGVFATNLSSAEGAATGLRNANKLGQVKLVGFDASPKQVEDLKAGTVQALIAQDPAGIGAEGVDQAVAALEGKPVTRNMQTAMIAITHADMDVNAKYFYKRTC; encoded by the coding sequence ATGCGGGTGGCCAAGCGGAACGTGGTCGTGATCGGCGCGCTGGTGGTGATCGGCGCGCTAGTGGTGGGTTGCGGTGGGGGGGTGCGTAATTCGGGCGGCGGCGACAGCAAGCGGCTGGTGCTGATCCCTGGCGTGGCCGACGAGCCGTTCTACATCTCTATGCAGTGCGGCGCGCAGGACGAGGCCGCGAAACTCGGCTACCGGCTCGACACCCAGGCCCCGACGAAATTCGACGCCGGAGCGCAGACTCCGGTGCTTACCGGTGTGGTGGCGAACAATCCCGGCGGCATCCTGATCGCACCGACACACGCCACCGCCATGGCCAATCCGCTACGGCAGGCCAAGGCCGCGGGCATCAAGATCGTCGAGGTGGACACCGCGCTGGACGACACATCCATCGCGGTGTCGTCGATCTCGTCGGATAACAAGAAGGGCGGTGCGCTCGCGGCCGCGACGCTGGCGAAGCTGGTCGGGGAGAAGGGCCCGGTTCTGGTGATCAACACCAAGGCGGGCACCTCCACCACCGACGAGCGGGCGCAGGGTTTCGAAGAGGCGATCAAGAGCTACCCGGGCATCGCCTCGCTCGGCGTGCAATACAACAACAACGACGCGGCGCAGGCGGCGTCGATCGTCACCGCGACGCTGGCCGCACACCCCGATCTCGCGGGTGTGTTCGCGACCAACTTGAGTTCGGCTGAGGGGGCGGCGACCGGACTGCGCAACGCCAACAAGCTCGGACAGGTGAAGCTCGTCGGTTTCGACGCGAGCCCGAAGCAGGTCGAGGATTTGAAAGCCGGTACCGTGCAAGCTCTCATCGCCCAGGACCCGGCGGGGATCGGCGCCGAAGGCGTCGACCAGGCGGTCGCTGCCCTCGAGGGCAAGCCGGTCACCAGGAACATGCAGACCGCGATGATCGCGATCACCCATGCGGACATGGACGTCAACGCCAAGTACTTCTACAAACGCACATGCTGA
- a CDS encoding argininosuccinate synthase: MSERVVLAYSGGLDTSVAISWIGKETGAEVVAVAIDLGQGGEDMNVVRQRALDCGAVEAIVVDARDEFATEYCLPTIQANALYMGEYPLVSAISRPLIVKHLVEAAKFHGASTVAHGCTGKGNDQVRFEVGIGALAPDLNVIAPVRDYAWTREKAIAFAEENALPINVTKKSPFSIDQNVWGRAVETGFLEDLWNAPTKDVYDYTSDPTVNFEAPDELIVTFDKGVPVAIDGRQVSVLEAIVELNNRAGRQGVGRLDMVEDRLVGIKSREIYEAPGAIALITAHQALENVTIERELGRYKRQVEQRWGELAYDGLWFSPLKRALDAFIGDTQQHVSGDIRMVLHGGSAVVNGRRSEQSLYDFNLATYDEGDTFDQSLAKGFVQIHGLSSKVAARRDLSQK, encoded by the coding sequence ATGTCCGAGCGCGTCGTACTCGCCTACTCCGGTGGGCTGGACACCTCCGTGGCGATCAGCTGGATCGGCAAGGAGACCGGCGCCGAGGTGGTGGCCGTGGCCATCGACCTCGGCCAGGGTGGCGAGGACATGAACGTGGTGCGTCAGCGAGCGCTGGACTGCGGCGCCGTCGAGGCGATCGTGGTCGACGCCCGTGACGAGTTCGCCACCGAGTACTGCCTGCCCACCATCCAGGCCAACGCCCTGTACATGGGCGAGTACCCGCTCGTCTCGGCGATCAGCCGCCCGCTGATCGTCAAGCACCTGGTCGAGGCCGCCAAGTTCCATGGGGCCAGTACCGTCGCGCACGGCTGCACCGGCAAAGGCAACGACCAGGTCCGCTTCGAGGTCGGCATCGGCGCGCTCGCGCCCGACCTGAACGTGATCGCCCCGGTCCGCGACTACGCATGGACCAGGGAGAAGGCCATCGCCTTCGCCGAGGAGAACGCGCTGCCGATCAACGTCACCAAGAAATCCCCGTTCTCCATCGACCAGAACGTCTGGGGCCGTGCCGTCGAGACCGGCTTCCTCGAGGACCTGTGGAATGCTCCGACGAAAGACGTCTACGACTACACCTCCGACCCGACCGTCAACTTCGAGGCGCCGGACGAGCTCATCGTCACCTTCGACAAGGGCGTGCCGGTGGCCATCGACGGACGCCAGGTCAGCGTGCTCGAGGCGATCGTCGAACTGAACAACCGCGCGGGCCGCCAAGGCGTCGGCCGCCTCGACATGGTCGAGGACCGGTTGGTCGGCATCAAGAGCCGCGAGATCTACGAGGCGCCCGGCGCCATCGCGCTGATCACCGCGCACCAGGCCCTCGAAAACGTCACCATCGAGCGTGAGCTGGGCCGCTACAAGCGGCAGGTCGAGCAGCGCTGGGGCGAGCTGGCCTACGACGGCCTGTGGTTCTCCCCGCTCAAGCGGGCTCTGGACGCCTTCATCGGCGACACCCAGCAGCATGTCTCCGGCGACATCCGGATGGTCCTGCACGGCGGCTCCGCCGTGGTCAACGGCCGTCGCTCCGAGCAGTCGCTGTACGACTTCAACCTGGCCACCTACGACGAGGGCGACACCTTCGACCAGTCGCTGGCCAAGGGCTTCGTCCAGATCCACGGCCTGTCCTCCAAGGTCGCCGCCCGCCGCGACCTGAGCCAGAAGTAA
- a CDS encoding ATP-binding cassette domain-containing protein gives MTSDDSEKQPETTGESAVLLEAVGLVKRYGGVEALRGVNFQVRAGEVVALIGDNGAGKSTLVKCLSGAEQPDAGTIVLDGAPVVLNSPTAARKLGVETVYQDLAVAPDLDPAANLFLGRELVRSGLLGKLGMLDKAAMRARAMEHFRRLGVSLQSADVPIGALSGGQRQSVAVARAVFWASRVVFMDEPTAALGVVQRERVLDVIRRVRDQGVAVVLISHNMPEVRAVADRIEVLRRGRRVARFAAADATLEQLVGAMTGALSHEDAA, from the coding sequence ATGACCTCGGACGATTCCGAAAAGCAGCCCGAGACGACCGGCGAATCCGCAGTCCTGTTGGAAGCTGTCGGACTGGTGAAGCGCTATGGCGGTGTCGAGGCGTTGCGGGGCGTCAATTTTCAGGTGCGCGCGGGGGAGGTCGTCGCATTGATCGGCGACAACGGCGCCGGGAAATCGACCTTGGTGAAATGTCTTTCCGGCGCCGAGCAACCGGATGCCGGAACTATCGTGCTCGACGGCGCTCCGGTCGTGCTGAATTCGCCGACGGCCGCGCGGAAACTCGGCGTGGAAACCGTGTACCAGGATCTCGCCGTCGCGCCGGACCTCGACCCCGCCGCCAATCTGTTCCTCGGAAGGGAACTCGTCCGCTCCGGACTCCTTGGCAAGCTCGGCATGCTGGACAAGGCCGCGATGCGAGCCCGGGCGATGGAACACTTCCGGCGCCTCGGGGTGTCCCTGCAGAGCGCCGACGTCCCGATCGGCGCGCTCTCCGGCGGACAGCGCCAGAGCGTCGCTGTGGCGAGGGCGGTGTTCTGGGCGAGCAGGGTCGTGTTCATGGACGAGCCGACCGCGGCACTGGGTGTCGTGCAGCGCGAGCGCGTTCTCGACGTCATCCGCCGGGTACGCGACCAGGGCGTCGCGGTAGTCCTGATCAGTCACAACATGCCGGAGGTTCGTGCGGTCGCGGACCGCATCGAGGTGCTGCGGCGCGGCAGGCGGGTAGCTCGGTTCGCCGCCGCCGACGCCACGCTCGAGCAGTTGGTCGGCGCCATGACCGGCGCACTGTCCCACGAGGACGCTGCATGA